A single region of the Stenotrophomonas sp. Marseille-Q4652 genome encodes:
- a CDS encoding aldo/keto reductase, protein MPATRELGRSGLQVAPLAFGGNVFGWSADEKTSFALLDAFVDAGFNLVDTADVYSSWVPGNRGGESETIIGRWLQRSGKRDRVVIATKVAKWGEQPGLSAANINEAVEGSLRRLHVDTIDLYQAHEDDESVPLEETLGAFARLVEQGKVRAIGASNYSAPRLRDALAVSAQYNLPRYETLQPEYNLYDRAGYEAELEPLVHEQGLGVISYYSLASGFLTGKYRSADDASRSSARGASVVQRYLNARGVRILAALDDIAARHRATPAQVALAWLIARPGITAPIASATSVEQLREILAAATLELDGNDIAQLDQASAE, encoded by the coding sequence ATGCCCGCAACCCGCGAACTGGGCCGCTCCGGCCTGCAGGTGGCCCCGCTGGCGTTCGGCGGCAACGTGTTTGGCTGGAGCGCCGATGAGAAGACTTCCTTCGCGCTGCTTGATGCCTTCGTCGATGCCGGCTTCAACCTGGTCGATACCGCCGACGTCTACTCGTCCTGGGTGCCGGGCAATCGCGGTGGCGAGTCGGAAACCATCATCGGCCGCTGGCTGCAGCGCAGCGGCAAGCGCGACAGGGTGGTGATCGCCACCAAGGTCGCCAAGTGGGGCGAACAGCCGGGCCTGTCGGCGGCCAACATCAACGAGGCCGTCGAAGGCTCGCTGCGCCGGCTGCACGTGGACACCATCGACCTGTACCAGGCCCATGAAGACGATGAGTCGGTGCCGCTGGAGGAGACCCTGGGCGCATTCGCACGGCTGGTCGAACAGGGCAAGGTGCGCGCCATCGGCGCCTCCAACTACAGCGCCCCGCGACTGCGTGACGCGCTGGCGGTATCGGCGCAGTACAACCTGCCGCGCTACGAGACATTGCAGCCCGAATACAACCTCTATGACCGCGCCGGCTATGAGGCCGAGCTTGAGCCGCTGGTGCATGAACAGGGACTGGGCGTGATCAGTTACTACTCGCTGGCCAGCGGATTCCTCACCGGCAAGTACCGCAGCGCCGACGATGCATCACGCAGCAGTGCACGCGGTGCGTCGGTGGTCCAGCGTTACCTGAACGCACGCGGCGTCCGCATCCTCGCCGCGCTGGACGACATCGCCGCCCGCCATCGCGCCACGCCGGCGCAGGTCGCGCTGGCGTGGCTGATCGCCCGGCCCGGCATCACCGCGCCCATCGCCAGCGCCACCAGCGTCGAGCAACTGCGCGAGATCCTGGCCGCGGCCACGCTGGAACTGGACGGCAACGACATCGCCCAGCTCGACCAGGCCAGCGCCGAATGA
- a CDS encoding methyltransferase, whose protein sequence is MRQSLMCACLLALFPLAAQAQSHDHAAHDHASHDHAAHDHASHDHAAHGHAGHDASHVALHSAVDGNWRSEDARARDQYRHPAQTLAFFGVKPTHTVVEITPGGGWYADILAPYLRESGSYIAAVVDPMSVAEGRARDYQQRARDGLQKKFDADAAHFDRAQIVGFDPAAPVFGKPGSADVVLTFRNVHNWRSAGQAEGYFKGFFDVLKSGGVLGVVEHRATADVPADDKSGYVGQQQVIAMAEAAGFRLDASSEVNANPRDTKDHPNGVWTLPPSGNHDKADAEKYKAIGESDRMTLRFVKP, encoded by the coding sequence ATGCGCCAATCGCTGATGTGTGCCTGCCTGCTCGCCCTGTTCCCGCTTGCCGCACAGGCCCAGTCCCATGATCACGCTGCCCATGACCATGCCAGCCACGATCACGCTGCCCATGACCATGCCAGCCACGATCACGCGGCCCACGGCCACGCCGGGCATGACGCCAGCCACGTCGCACTGCATAGCGCGGTCGATGGCAACTGGCGCAGCGAGGACGCGCGTGCGCGCGACCAGTACCGCCATCCGGCGCAGACCCTGGCCTTCTTTGGCGTCAAGCCCACGCACACGGTGGTGGAGATCACCCCGGGCGGCGGCTGGTATGCCGACATCCTCGCGCCCTACCTGCGCGAGAGCGGCAGCTACATCGCCGCGGTGGTCGATCCGATGTCCGTGGCGGAAGGCCGCGCCCGTGATTACCAGCAGCGTGCGCGCGATGGCCTGCAGAAGAAGTTCGACGCTGATGCCGCGCACTTCGACAGGGCGCAGATCGTGGGCTTCGACCCGGCCGCGCCGGTGTTCGGCAAGCCGGGTTCGGCCGATGTGGTGCTGACCTTCCGCAACGTGCACAACTGGCGTTCGGCCGGCCAGGCCGAGGGCTACTTCAAGGGCTTCTTCGACGTGCTCAAATCCGGCGGCGTGCTCGGTGTGGTCGAGCATCGCGCCACGGCCGACGTGCCGGCCGACGACAAGAGCGGCTATGTCGGCCAGCAGCAGGTGATCGCGATGGCCGAGGCGGCGGGCTTCAGGCTCGATGCCAGCAGCGAGGTCAACGCCAATCCGCGCGACACCAAGGACCACCCCAATGGCGTGTGGACGCTGCCGCCGTCGGGCAACCATGACAAGGCCGATGCGGAGAAGTACAAGGCCATCGGCGAAAGCGACCGCATGACGCTGCGCTTCGTCAAACCCTGA
- a CDS encoding pseudouridine synthase encodes MLIAFNKPFNVLCQFTDRSQPPRATLAGFGLPPGVYAAGRLDYDSEGLLLLTDDGGLAHRLTDPRHKQPKTYWVQVEGDADESKLQQLREGVLLNDGLTLPAQVERLDPAPALWPRDPPVRFRKTVPDAWLAITISEGRNRQVRRMTAAVGLPTLRLVRVAMGPHRLGELQPGQWQRLR; translated from the coding sequence ATGCTCATTGCCTTCAACAAGCCCTTCAACGTGCTGTGCCAGTTCACCGACCGCAGCCAGCCGCCGCGCGCGACCCTGGCCGGTTTCGGCCTGCCACCGGGCGTGTATGCCGCCGGCCGGCTGGACTACGACAGCGAGGGCCTGCTGCTGCTCACCGATGATGGCGGGCTGGCCCATCGCCTGACCGATCCACGGCACAAGCAGCCCAAGACCTATTGGGTACAGGTCGAAGGTGACGCGGATGAATCAAAACTGCAGCAGTTGCGCGAGGGCGTGCTGCTCAATGACGGCCTGACCCTGCCGGCGCAGGTGGAGCGGCTGGACCCGGCCCCGGCACTGTGGCCGCGCGATCCGCCGGTGCGCTTCCGCAAGACCGTACCCGATGCGTGGCTGGCGATCACCATCAGCGAGGGCCGCAACCGCCAGGTGCGGCGCATGACCGCCGCGGTGGGCCTGCCGACGCTGCGCCTGGTGCGGGTGGCGATGGGGCCGCACCGGCTGGGCGAACTGCAGCCCGGGCAGTGGCAGCGCCTGCGCTGA
- a CDS encoding class III extradiol ring-cleavage dioxygenase: MGTPAEADSITRMPTLFLPHGAGPCFFMDWQPADTWNGMAAFLRGIAATLPARPRAIVLVSGHWLAPCFTAGSHPQPSLIYDYRGFPAHTYQLEYPAPGDPQLAQRLAGLLAGHGQSAGVDPDRGYDHGVFIPLKLVFPDADIPVVQLSLRADMDPAAHIEAGRALAGLRDEGVLVVGSGMSFHNMRGYGDPRFGPIAAEFDAWLTATVESEPAERERRLRDWTQAPHARLCHPPRAEEHLLPLLVAAGAGTGGCGRRIYSEQVLETTLSAFRFD; encoded by the coding sequence ATGGGCACGCCAGCCGAAGCCGACTCCATCACCCGCATGCCGACCCTGTTCCTGCCGCATGGCGCGGGTCCGTGCTTCTTCATGGACTGGCAGCCGGCCGACACCTGGAACGGCATGGCCGCGTTCCTGCGCGGCATCGCCGCCACGTTGCCGGCGCGACCACGCGCGATCGTGCTGGTGTCCGGCCACTGGCTGGCCCCTTGCTTCACCGCAGGCAGCCACCCGCAACCGTCGCTGATCTACGACTACCGCGGCTTTCCGGCACATACCTACCAGCTTGAATACCCGGCCCCCGGGGACCCGCAGCTGGCCCAGCGCCTGGCCGGGCTGCTCGCCGGGCATGGCCAGTCCGCGGGCGTGGATCCGGACCGTGGCTATGACCACGGCGTGTTCATCCCGTTGAAGCTGGTGTTCCCGGACGCGGACATCCCGGTGGTGCAGCTCTCGCTGCGTGCGGACATGGACCCGGCCGCGCATATCGAGGCCGGCCGCGCCCTGGCCGGTCTGCGCGACGAGGGCGTGCTGGTGGTCGGCAGCGGCATGAGCTTCCACAACATGCGCGGCTATGGCGATCCGCGCTTCGGCCCAATTGCCGCCGAGTTCGACGCCTGGCTCACCGCCACCGTGGAAAGCGAACCGGCCGAACGCGAGCGCCGCCTGCGCGACTGGACCCAGGCCCCGCACGCGCGGCTGTGCCATCCACCGCGTGCCGAGGAACACCTGCTGCCGCTGCTGGTGGCGGCCGGTGCCGGCACCGGCGGGTGTGGACGGCGCATCTACTCCGAGCAGGTGCTGGAAACCACGTTGTCGGCGTTCCGGTTCGACTGA
- a CDS encoding GGDEF domain-containing protein has product MLRHLPQILFTLPALAVGLMLGMGQVQESVDGSVYRLLPLTLVGMGSGLCLLYGRVRPLLLLWMVYLVLLLLEGPVAYFQRSAMLAPHTQVIFHSVCLWLPLLFALVVLWPERGHPRRDIGLRVLVIGMALAPFVLLAARNPEAMQRLISDTRWPGLVTGFSALAQVPAWLFALAVAALGMQVRRHPRPVELAALLSLACLYLMLPRIFIQPLVLVSVCTAVMVLLISAVVQESFDLAFRDELTGLPGRRALNESLKRLGPEYTIAMVDVDHFKKFNDTHGHDAGDDVLKLVGSRLAQVGGGGRAYRYGGEEFSLLFDGSDARRAQQAIEQVRHSVAAASMQLRNRSERSRDDEAGRQRRGQGGNGPIVQVTVSIGVADHRAGDTPQAAIEAADKALYAAKDAGRNCVRLHGNAV; this is encoded by the coding sequence GTGTTGCGTCACCTGCCGCAGATCCTGTTCACCCTGCCCGCGCTCGCGGTGGGGCTGATGCTCGGCATGGGCCAGGTGCAGGAAAGCGTGGACGGCAGCGTCTACCGCCTGCTGCCGCTGACCCTGGTCGGCATGGGTAGTGGCCTGTGCCTGCTGTACGGCCGCGTGCGCCCGTTGCTGCTGCTGTGGATGGTGTACCTGGTGCTGCTGTTGCTGGAGGGGCCGGTGGCGTATTTCCAGCGCAGCGCCATGCTCGCGCCGCACACCCAGGTCATCTTCCACAGCGTGTGCCTGTGGCTGCCGCTGCTGTTCGCGCTGGTCGTGCTGTGGCCCGAGCGTGGCCATCCGCGTCGGGACATCGGTCTGCGCGTGCTGGTGATAGGCATGGCCCTGGCGCCCTTCGTGCTGCTGGCCGCGCGCAACCCCGAGGCGATGCAGCGCCTGATCTCCGATACCCGCTGGCCGGGCTTGGTCACCGGCTTCAGCGCGCTGGCGCAGGTGCCGGCCTGGCTGTTCGCGCTGGCCGTGGCCGCGCTGGGCATGCAGGTGCGCCGGCATCCGCGCCCGGTCGAGCTGGCGGCGCTGCTGTCGCTGGCCTGCCTGTACCTGATGCTGCCGCGGATCTTCATCCAGCCGCTGGTGCTGGTCAGCGTGTGCACCGCGGTGATGGTGCTGCTGATCAGCGCGGTTGTGCAGGAGTCCTTCGACCTGGCCTTCCGCGACGAGCTGACCGGGCTGCCGGGCCGACGCGCGCTCAACGAGAGCCTGAAGCGGCTGGGTCCGGAGTACACCATCGCCATGGTCGACGTGGACCACTTCAAGAAGTTCAACGACACCCACGGCCATGATGCCGGCGACGACGTGCTCAAGCTGGTGGGCAGCCGCCTGGCCCAGGTCGGCGGTGGAGGTCGCGCCTACCGTTACGGTGGCGAGGAGTTCTCGCTGCTGTTCGACGGCAGCGATGCACGCCGCGCGCAGCAGGCCATCGAACAGGTGCGCCATTCGGTGGCCGCGGCCAGCATGCAGCTGCGCAACCGCAGCGAACGCAGCCGTGATGACGAGGCCGGGCGCCAGCGCCGCGGGCAGGGCGGCAACGGCCCGATCGTGCAGGTCACGGTGAGCATCGGCGTGGCCGACCACCGCGCCGGTGATACCCCGCAGGCGGCGATCGAGGCCGCCGACAAGGCGCTGTACGCGGCCAAGGATGCCGGCCGCAACTGCGTGCGGCTGCATGGAAACGCAGTGTGA